Proteins from one Bacteroides zhangwenhongii genomic window:
- a CDS encoding helix-turn-helix domain-containing protein translates to MKEKNSSLAILREPFIAGTDENLSPVMHHLWKLEGGAIYFCRKGWAHATIDLKDYEIVENTQVVLLPGTIIRINGCSSDFTASFFGFPKEMFMEACMRFEPIFFRFIKEQPCYVLPQENTGAINGLIRATTAIYNDRENRFRNQIARNHLQSFMFDIYDKCYRYFGKHKIEGGTRQDEIFKSFVSLVHEHCASQREVSFYADKLCISTKYLTGICKAVTGDSAKKIIDDFAILEIKVLLQSTELTVQEIADRLHFPDQSYLGRYFKRHEGMSPKEYQNKYSMKTN, encoded by the coding sequence ATGAAAGAAAAAAACTCCAGCCTTGCTATACTCCGCGAACCTTTTATTGCCGGGACCGACGAAAATCTGTCTCCGGTCATGCATCATTTATGGAAGTTGGAAGGAGGTGCCATTTACTTCTGCCGTAAGGGATGGGCACACGCCACAATCGATTTGAAGGATTATGAAATTGTAGAAAACACACAGGTAGTACTTCTTCCCGGTACCATTATCCGCATCAATGGTTGCAGCAGCGACTTCACCGCTTCGTTTTTCGGATTTCCAAAAGAGATGTTCATGGAAGCCTGCATGCGGTTTGAGCCTATATTTTTCCGGTTCATCAAAGAACAGCCTTGCTACGTTCTCCCCCAAGAAAATACCGGAGCCATCAACGGATTGATACGAGCCACAACAGCGATATATAACGACCGTGAAAACCGTTTCCGGAACCAGATAGCCAGAAACCATCTCCAGTCTTTCATGTTCGACATTTATGATAAATGCTACCGCTATTTCGGCAAGCATAAAATAGAAGGTGGTACCCGACAGGATGAAATCTTCAAAAGTTTCGTATCGCTTGTACACGAGCATTGTGCCTCTCAACGGGAAGTCAGCTTCTATGCCGACAAACTGTGCATTTCTACCAAATATCTGACTGGTATCTGCAAAGCTGTCACTGGTGATTCCGCTAAAAAGATCATTGACGACTTTGCCATTCTGGAGATTAAAGTGTTGCTTCAATCAACCGAACTGACAGTGCAGGAAATTGCCGACCGACTCCATTTCCCTGACCAATCATATTTAGGCAGATATTTCAAAAGGCACGAAGGAATGTCACCAAAGGAATATCAGAACAAATACTCGATGAAAACAAATTAG
- a CDS encoding efflux RND transporter periplasmic adaptor subunit gives MSRKISKVKQGLLLLCCLVAATGCKQAPPAQMETGYEVMTVAPADRMILSTYSATIRGRQDIDIYPQVSGTLTKVCVTEGQRVKNGQTLFIIDQVPYEAALQTAVANVKSAEAALATAQLTYESKEELYKENVVSAFDLSTAKNSLLAAKAQLAQAKAQEVNARNNLSYTVVKSPSDGVIAMLPYRVGALVGPSIPQALTTVSDNSDMYVYFSLTENELLSLINQYKNMDEALKNMPEVELKLIDGSVYGEKGRVESISGVINRQTGTVGVRAVFPNASGILHSGASGSVLVPNSYKGVIVIPQEATVAMQDKISVYKVVDGKATSMLITVAAINDGREYIVLDGLKVGDEIVSQGAGLLREGTQVK, from the coding sequence ATGAGTAGAAAGATTAGTAAAGTTAAGCAAGGGCTGTTATTGCTCTGCTGTCTGGTTGCTGCTACGGGATGTAAGCAAGCTCCACCTGCACAAATGGAAACAGGATATGAAGTTATGACCGTCGCTCCGGCGGACCGTATGATTCTGAGCACATATTCGGCGACAATTCGTGGACGCCAGGATATTGATATTTATCCGCAGGTGAGCGGAACGCTGACAAAAGTATGTGTGACGGAAGGACAACGTGTAAAAAACGGACAGACATTGTTCATTATCGACCAGGTGCCCTACGAAGCCGCATTGCAGACGGCGGTGGCAAATGTGAAGTCTGCTGAAGCTGCTCTTGCTACGGCACAGCTTACTTATGAAAGCAAAGAGGAACTGTATAAGGAGAATGTGGTTTCCGCATTCGATCTGAGCACGGCAAAGAATTCTCTTCTGGCAGCCAAAGCACAGCTGGCACAGGCGAAAGCACAGGAAGTAAACGCCCGCAATAACCTTTCATATACGGTAGTGAAGAGTCCCAGCGACGGTGTGATAGCTATGTTGCCTTACCGTGTCGGAGCATTGGTAGGACCAAGCATTCCACAGGCTTTGACTACGGTTTCCGACAATTCGGATATGTACGTTTACTTTTCTCTGACCGAAAATGAATTGCTTTCTTTGATTAATCAGTATAAAAACATGGACGAAGCATTGAAGAATATGCCGGAAGTAGAATTAAAACTGATTGACGGTTCGGTGTATGGCGAGAAAGGACGTGTGGAGTCTATCAGCGGTGTGATCAACCGTCAGACAGGAACGGTAGGTGTCCGTGCAGTGTTCCCTAATGCTTCGGGTATTTTGCACAGTGGCGCTTCGGGCAGTGTCCTGGTTCCCAACTCCTACAAAGGTGTTATTGTTATTCCTCAGGAAGCTACGGTGGCAATGCAGGATAAGATTTCCGTATATAAAGTTGTGGACGGAAAAGCGACTTCAATGTTGATTACTGTAGCTGCCATCAATGACGGACGCGAGTACATCGTTCTGGACGGGTTGAAAGTCGGGGACGAGATTGTGTCACAAGGTGCCGGACTGCTTAGAGAGGGAACGCAAGTAAAATAA
- a CDS encoding TonB-dependent receptor, which translates to MSIRLVMLAIFVLSVQSVVAQNIFKAVVKDGDTKEVLVGVNAIVEKTTYGASSDANGTIIIKDIPDGVQRIKFSYLGYETETKSFTFPLASDTPVEIFLEQDEEALEEVIISSTRGTRTIQNIPTRVEFISGEELDEKGSMKPGDIRMLLNESTGIITQQTSATSGNAAIRIQGLDGRYTQILKDGFPVFAGAASGLGLLQTPPLDLKQVEIIKGSTSTLYGGGAIAGLVNLISKTPEEKRELSLHLNGTSGKGLDVSGFYGQKFEKVGTTIFAAYNRNWAYDPSNTGFTAIPQFDRYVFNPKLFLYLTENTEMSIGLNTMFENRLGGDIEYIKGKGDDVHSYFEENKTQRHSTQLTLEHRFNEKHRLDFKNSVTYFKREIGVPNYTFEGTQLSSFSELSYTYTEQKTEWVAGLNLWTDKFDEKKRSDFQLRDYNQTIAGVFVQNNWNLTNWLNLETGLRTDYVADYGVAVLPRISAHFKITDKFSSRLGGGFGYKAPTVFTEDSEKRQYRDVLPIDKDKNKLERSYGLNWDFNYVTSFGGGNVTFSVNQLFFYTYLDSPLLLQPATGGMYQLNNIKGHTDSKGGETNVKIGYKDFHLYLGYTYTDIETKENAIKYENILTPKHRLNSILMYEVEDQWKIGLEAYYFSPQKLGDGLKGKSYVVCGFMIEKIWEKLSLYANFENFTDRRQTRFDTIYTGSISNPDFRDIYAPLDGFVMNAGIKLRF; encoded by the coding sequence ATGAGTATAAGATTAGTTATGCTGGCAATATTTGTGTTGTCAGTACAAAGTGTAGTAGCACAAAACATATTTAAGGCAGTTGTAAAAGACGGAGATACAAAAGAAGTGTTGGTTGGCGTAAATGCTATAGTGGAGAAGACAACTTACGGAGCAAGTTCCGATGCGAACGGGACTATTATCATCAAAGATATTCCGGATGGAGTTCAGCGTATAAAATTCAGTTATCTTGGCTATGAGACGGAAACAAAATCCTTTACGTTCCCTTTAGCTTCCGATACTCCTGTCGAGATCTTCCTGGAACAGGACGAGGAAGCATTGGAAGAAGTTATCATTTCATCTACGCGTGGAACCCGGACCATTCAAAATATACCGACCAGAGTCGAATTTATTTCCGGAGAAGAACTTGATGAAAAGGGGAGCATGAAACCGGGAGATATTCGTATGTTATTGAATGAAAGTACAGGTATTATCACCCAGCAGACATCTGCAACATCAGGAAATGCCGCTATACGTATACAAGGATTGGACGGTCGTTACACCCAGATCTTAAAGGATGGATTTCCGGTCTTTGCAGGAGCAGCAAGTGGCTTGGGACTGTTGCAGACTCCTCCTCTCGACTTGAAACAAGTGGAAATAATCAAAGGTTCCACATCAACCTTATATGGTGGTGGGGCAATAGCCGGATTGGTGAACCTTATTTCAAAAACTCCGGAGGAAAAGAGAGAGCTGAGTCTACACCTTAATGGAACATCGGGGAAAGGTTTGGATGTCAGTGGGTTTTATGGACAGAAGTTTGAGAAAGTGGGTACCACTATCTTTGCTGCATATAACAGAAACTGGGCTTATGATCCGTCAAATACGGGATTTACGGCTATCCCACAATTTGACAGATATGTCTTTAATCCTAAGTTATTCCTCTATTTGACGGAAAATACCGAGATGAGTATCGGGCTCAATACAATGTTTGAGAACCGCTTGGGAGGAGACATCGAGTATATTAAAGGAAAGGGAGATGATGTACATTCTTATTTTGAAGAAAACAAGACGCAAAGACATTCTACCCAACTGACGTTGGAACACCGTTTTAACGAGAAACACAGGCTCGATTTTAAGAATAGCGTGACCTATTTCAAAAGAGAAATAGGAGTGCCGAACTATACTTTTGAAGGTACCCAACTATCCAGTTTCAGTGAATTATCATATACATATACGGAACAAAAAACGGAATGGGTAGCCGGATTAAATCTGTGGACAGATAAATTTGATGAAAAGAAACGGTCTGATTTTCAGTTGAGAGACTATAATCAGACAATTGCCGGAGTGTTTGTTCAGAACAATTGGAATTTGACAAATTGGTTGAATCTTGAAACCGGTTTGCGGACCGATTATGTTGCCGATTATGGGGTAGCTGTGCTTCCGCGTATTTCTGCTCATTTTAAGATAACGGACAAGTTCTCTTCCCGGCTTGGTGGCGGTTTCGGTTATAAGGCACCTACGGTTTTCACGGAAGATAGCGAGAAAAGGCAATACCGGGATGTGCTTCCCATTGATAAAGACAAGAATAAATTGGAAAGAAGTTATGGTTTGAATTGGGATTTTAATTATGTCACTTCGTTTGGCGGAGGTAATGTAACTTTCAGCGTCAATCAGTTATTCTTTTATACTTATCTTGATAGTCCTCTTTTGCTGCAACCTGCAACGGGAGGAATGTATCAGCTTAATAATATCAAAGGTCATACAGACAGTAAAGGGGGAGAGACGAATGTAAAAATAGGATATAAAGATTTTCATTTATATCTGGGCTATACCTATACAGATATCGAAACAAAAGAGAATGCTATAAAATATGAAAACATATTGACTCCCAAACATCGGTTGAACAGTATCTTGATGTATGAAGTAGAAGACCAATGGAAAATAGGATTGGAAGCCTATTATTTCAGTCCGCAGAAACTAGGTGATGGTCTGAAAGGCAAATCATACGTTGTGTGTGGCTTCATGATAGAGAAGATTTGGGAAAAGCTTTCTTTATATGCCAACTTTGAAAACTTTACGGACAGGCGGCAAACCCGTTTTGATACTATTTATACGGGTAGTATATCCAACCCTGATTTTCGTGATATTTATGCACCGCTTGACGGGTTTGTCATGAATGCCGGTATAAAGTTGAGGTTTTAA